Genomic window (Streptomyces sp. NBC_00078):
TACAGCCCTCAGAAACTAGGGTTCTTCTAGAGCCGCAAGTCGGTTGCCTGGAGGCAGCGTTGTGCTCCAGGCAACCGGACACGGCAGGCGAAGGCGCATCGATGACGGGTCCTGCAACCCGCATCGCCATCGTCACCCAGTCCGCACCGGAGGTCAGTCGACTCGCTCCGGGTCCGCGGTGATCGTCGTTCCCGTGGTCACGTGTGCCTCGCCGGCCCAGGACGGCGGCTCGACGGACGGATCGACGGCGTCATCGCTTTCGGTGATGTCGCTGTTCTCCGGGAGGCCGCCGTTCACTGCGCCCGTCTTCTCGGTGGAGTCGTTGTTGCCGTCACTCTCCTTTTGCCGACTCTTCAAGGCGAGTTCCCTGGCCCTCTTCTCGGAGTGCAGCCTCATCTCGGCCTCTGTCCGGTTCTCGAACACTGTTGTCTCCATGTCAGTTCGTGGGGTCCGGTGCGCGCACGTGGCCCGCTGGGCCAGTTCGCCCTCGCTGCATCACCTTCGCCGCCGTCCTATGGACCTCCGATGGACGTCCGAAGGCGGCTGACCACCGGTCCCGCCCTCCGAGTCCTTGTGCGACACCGTGCTGCACCTCCACAGGTCCACCCGGAACGCGGTTACGGCGACCGCTGGACATTCCGCGGCTCACACACCCGTTTTGAAGTGATGACCGGGGACCCGATGGTTCTGTGACAGTGTCACAACATTGGCAGCCGCGACACCAGCCGTTGGGGAAAGCGGATCCGCGCCGAGTGCGATGGGATGTGGCCGAGGTCGAGTGCAGATGCTGCTGCTCGTCCAGATGCGGCAGAATCGCCGCGAACACTGGACGGCGTCCGACCCGACGCAGCAAGAGTCGGCCGACGGCTCCTCACCGAGTCGTCTCCGCGCACAGCTGACGGCTTCCAGTGGCTCTCGTTGTCGTCGCGGACCCACTTGCGCATCGTCTGGAGAGAGAGAACCGGGTTCCGGCCGACGTCCGTTCGCAATTCCGGAGGTCGCTCCAGTCGCGGATCAGGCCGATGCGGCCTCGGCTTCGAACTGGATGGCAGAGATCTCCCGGCGGGAGGAGATGCCGAGCTTCGAGAACACCTTGCGGAGGTGCCATTCGACGGTGTGCCGGCTGATGAACAACTGGGCACCGATCTCGGGGTTGGTGAGCCCTTTCCCGGCGAGCCGGGCGATCTGCGCCTCCTGCGAGGTGAGAGCCGTTGGGGTCGCGACCGCGTGGCTGCGAACCTTGGCCCCCGTGGCCTGCAACTCGCCTCGCGCGCGTTCGGCGAACGCCTGCGCCCCGAACCGGCTGAACATCTCGTGTGCGACGTCCAGTTGGGAACGGGCGTCGACGCGTCGGTCCTCGCGCCGCAACCACTCCCCGTACAGGAGATGCGCACGGGCTAGTTCCATGCGGACCCGAGTCCGGCCGAGCCGCTCGATCGACTCACGGTGGAGACGCTCCGCCGCTTCCCCCTCGCTGAGCAACGCCCGCGAGCGAGCTTCCACGCCCAGCGCCCAGTCCGTGCCGCTGGCTCGCGTCGCCTCCGAGAGCCGCTCCAGCGCGTCGGCGGCCGACGCGGGTGAACCACTCCGTACGGCCGCCTCGATCAGCTCGACCAGGCCCCATCGCGGCGAGGCGATCTCCCGCTGCTCGGCCGCTGCCTCCTGGGCCGCAGCCAGCGCCTGCGCATACTGGCCGAGCGCGTTGCAGAGCACCGCCTCGTACCAGCGTGTCATGGTGACAGTGGCCCCCTGGCCTCGCGGCACTGCCTCGCCCAGGGCCGCGTCGATCAACCTGCGGGTCTCACCCGCGCGACCACGCCAGACAGCCAGGCCGAGAGGGCCAAGACGTGCCGAGTTGCTGTTGCCGGTTGCCGCGCACACCGCTTCGGTCTCCTCGATCAGCGACTCGGCCGCCGCCAGCTCCCCGGCCATGAGGTGCACGAATGCGCGGGAGTCGAGTGCGTCGGGGAGCGCGCTCAGCGCTCCGGCCTCGCGGGTGACCCTCACATGACGCGTCGCGGCCACGTGCCAGCGCTCGTCGTCCCACAGATCCGAGGCGATGAAGGAGCCGAACCAGAGCCGCCGCAGCTGCTCGTGTACGGGGAGCCGCTCGTCGCAGAGCGCTTCGAGTGCCCGCTCCATCATCGGCGCCGAGGCCGGGTACCCCTCGGTGAATCGCACGGCGAGGGCATCCAGCACCATGTCGGACACCTGTGGCTGCGGTGCGGGCGGTGCCTCACGGGCAGCCTCGCCCACCTCCAGCAGTCCTGGGCCACGGGCCAGACGGCCGGCGAATATCGCCGCTTCGACGGCGTCCAGGTAGGTCCCACGAGCGAGTGCGACATCGTCGAGCCGGCCGAACCGGCGAGCGGCGGCGAGCAGCAGCTGCGGGGCCTCGCCGCCGCGGTTCTGGGCGAACGCGATCCCGGCGCGCAGCACCTCGATCCGCGCGCGGCCCAGTTCGTCGAGGGGTCCGGCCGCCGCCGTGGCGAGGAGGGTGACAGCAGGCTCGAACGCCCCGGCGTGGAGTTTCGCCTGTGCTGCGTCCACCGCGCGCTGTGCGCGTCGCGCGGGATCCTGGGTCAGCGCGGTCGCACGCTGGAGGAGCGCGGCTGCCGCGGCGATGCCGCCGCGTGCCTGGGCTCGGCCCGCGGAGTGCTCCAGTTCCGCGGCCACTGTCTCGTCGGGCCCCGAGGCGGCTTCGGCCAGGTGCCAGGCACGGCGGTCGGGGTCGAGCCGGGCATCGGTGGCGTCGGCCAGCGCCTTGTGCACCTCTCGGCGTTCGCTCGGGCCCGCCGCTCGATAGGCGGCCGAGCGCACCAGCGGGTGCCGGAACCGCACCCGGTTGCCGAGGGTGATCAGGTCCATCGCACCTTCGTGCGACGCGGCGGTGTCGGCGTCGATCCCGAGGCGCCCGGCCGCGTGCCTCAGCAGGGTCACGTCGCCCAGCGGTTCGGCGGCGGCGATGACCAGCAGGCGTCGGGTCTCGGC
Coding sequences:
- a CDS encoding LuxR family transcriptional regulator: MARHGSRAGLLGRENECAALDDLVAGARAGRSGVLVLRGEPGIGKTELLRHLLARATGCRTIRAAGVQSEMELSYAGLHQLCAPLLTGLDQLPEPQRDALGTAFGLRAGAAPDRFLVGLATLSLIADAGGDQPLICLVDDAQWLDKASALTLEFVARRLLAESVVLVFAVREPSAGHALGSLPELSVTGLTERDSRTLLDLVVTGPLDERVRDRIVAESRGNPLALLELPRGLTAAEMDGDFERPDAWPLSSQIEQGFLRRVQALPAETRRLLVIAAAEPLGDVTLLRHAAGRLGIDADTAASHEGAMDLITLGNRVRFRHPLVRSAAYRAAGPSERREVHKALADATDARLDPDRRAWHLAEAASGPDETVAAELEHSAGRAQARGGIAAAAALLQRATALTQDPARRAQRAVDAAQAKLHAGAFEPAVTLLATAAAGPLDELGRARIEVLRAGIAFAQNRGGEAPQLLLAAARRFGRLDDVALARGTYLDAVEAAIFAGRLARGPGLLEVGEAAREAPPAPQPQVSDMVLDALAVRFTEGYPASAPMMERALEALCDERLPVHEQLRRLWFGSFIASDLWDDERWHVAATRHVRVTREAGALSALPDALDSRAFVHLMAGELAAAESLIEETEAVCAATGNSNSARLGPLGLAVWRGRAGETRRLIDAALGEAVPRGQGATVTMTRWYEAVLCNALGQYAQALAAAQEAAAEQREIASPRWGLVELIEAAVRSGSPASAADALERLSEATRASGTDWALGVEARSRALLSEGEAAERLHRESIERLGRTRVRMELARAHLLYGEWLRREDRRVDARSQLDVAHEMFSRFGAQAFAERARGELQATGAKVRSHAVATPTALTSQEAQIARLAGKGLTNPEIGAQLFISRHTVEWHLRKVFSKLGISSRREISAIQFEAEAASA